In the Diadema setosum chromosome 11, eeDiaSeto1, whole genome shotgun sequence genome, TAATGTGGCCGCACTTCtccatctgtttttttttttttttttttttttttttttttttttttagttctgaGATTATTTGTATTATAGTGGAAGTCTACCGTTTAGAGTATTTATTCTTGGCCTTTTCAACGCAGAGCGATTTTCAAAAGATGGTAGAGAAAGTTGAAACTCTCAAAAAGTTAGGGTTTATAAAAGTAGGCCCTTCATGTTTGCGATATGCGCGTTTGCCATGCGGGGTACTGAAAACCTCACGAGCTTGGGGGAAAAACAGAAGCAAGCACATGATGAGCAGCGTGTTGGTCCTGTGCCATCTATGGAACTTGGAGTGACGTTCACTTTAAATTGACGTACACGAGTGTCACCATTCTTCCCTCCCAACTCAGCAGCAGGTGCATCTAGGGTGTGCTGCCTGCCATGAGTGCGAGTGAATTCAAGCAGgaggtccacctccctggtttttaagtgaaatttcattccTTGTCCGGGGTGGCAAATGTGACTGTGACTGTTCAGTGAAAACATGCGAAAATTGTAGACCTCAGCATAACTCTCTTACCTTTTTGTTCGAGTTTGAAGAAGCTTCTAACATGatgttttaaaaaagaaagtgtaTAGATTTGGTTATGCGCCCTGCTCGTCATCGCTATAAGATCAGTGTGGCTAACCCGCACCAGAAAATGAAACcacacaaacaagcaatatTTGGGAGTGTGTATAGTTAAGCGCTAATTTGCTCGCGCgtgagagaggagagagagagagagagagagagagagagtgagtgagATTAAAGGGCATTTCAAATTCCATTTCCTCAAACTGGCACGCGTAATTGTGATAATACCTGATATTGCTGTTTTCgtgaaaaaaagtgacaatatgTAGTCGTATATCTGAAAGTTAAAGAACATTCGGTGTTTGCCAGTATGGTTTCTACAACAAAGCCAACATGAATATGGAATGACATTGTGCTTTAACCTATCGGTGATAAACAGAGATGATGTGTCGTTCTCGGCGCATTCAATTACCTTGATGACTCAAAATCCGCACGGCCTACCTCATTTTGCAACGCAATGAGCTTGTTTCAAGTGAATCAGCATTCGCGTCGTGAACGCCCGACGTTTCTTTCATCCAAGCAAGAAGCGTGTTGATTCACAACAGACCATTATCACGTACGAGACAAGTGACATGTATGTATCAGCACGTTGTCTCGTTCAGTTTGCAGACGAAGAAGACTCCTCCTCTCCACGATTTGTGCTGGAACCCGTTTCATGGTGATGTTTGTCATTGATTCAAAGTTCCAGTTTACTGCAACAACTTGATCCCACGTACAgtgatttgtttggtttttctcTTGTCTGCATCCATAGTAACTGCAAGTGGCCAACTTGAAGTACATACGCATCTTTGTCAAACGTGCCTCTGGTCATTTAGCATAGATTGTGGTTTCAGATCTTGTTTTTcagttgttgtggttttttccGCACAACGAGGTTGCAATATAATATCGTCTCCTTAACGCGCGAATGAAGGATAGGAATTGAGATCTCCGTGTGATCTCTTCCAACCACCCTGgtacaaccagggaggtacaGCCATAGAGCTATACACTTCAAGCAAAACAGTTTGGTGCACCCCGTATTTACCCCTTTAACAATTCCATAAAGGGACAACCCCACTGTGTGACGAAAATTGAGAGTGTCAATCGATTTATAGTTTTCATTCCGTtacgtacataattatacagatgaataaataaatgaataaatatatttatatacatttattGCAGGAATAATGTCTGTCCCAATGCACATGATGTCGGTCTGGCGCAGTTCCAAAAGGCGTAACGAATGCACAAAAGCGTTATTCCGCTTTCTCTTTCTGCTGTCAGAGAAAGTgaagtaaatagataaataaatacataaaaatgatcataagaaaaagaaatgagacCAGACTGTTTTCTGCTGCGATCCGCTTGGATCATGAGGCCGGCAGCTGTTGCCGGGGTAACCCATGTCTGGTTCCTAGATGTCAAAGTACTTCTCCTTTTACATTGGAAAGTGAAAACAAACTCTTGTGTACACTTCTGACTGTCTACAATACTCCATTTAATGTTATAGAGAAGTCTTTCTCGGATGCTGCAGGCACAACTACATGGAAGTACAATGAGCCGATGTTAAATCTTAAAAATTTAGTGTTATGTTGTGACTGGTCCAGCTGTTATACCATGAGTTCATTTCTGTTTAAACAGGCTAGTAGTACAAAAATAGTGCAAATGAGATGATCAGTGGCATCGTCAACAGTGTGCAGAAAGGTGCCTTTGCATTGTTTGTCCAAACTTCTTTATTCCCCCGGGTGAGTTTTGTCTGAATGTATTTGCtttcagaaagagagagaattatGTCAAAAATAAATTTCCTCGAATGTAGACCTTCATTCAATGGAGGATTACTCCCAGGAATGTAAATCTCAGCATATTAGCATGACTCAAGCGTGAGCGAATCTTCAGCGCTTCGAAGTCTCTAATGCGTTGGTTTCCTGCATATGAGCTCTGCACTGTGGCATTGTTATTGATGATTCCACTTTCCATACAGTCAAAAGTACCTGTTCGCTTCTTTGCTGCCTCTTCTATAACCTGAACTTACATCGACAAATCTGACCAAGAAAACTTCTAAAGACAATTATAGTTATACACACCACATGTCCTTGACTTCTGCTTGTCCAGCAGAATCGTTTTAACGGAAATAACAATTATTATGGTAGTCTCGTCATTGAGACCGTTTGAATTTGAAGTTCGCCGGTTcaaggaaagaaacaaaaaacgtGCTTTTTTGCAGGTGCCTTTGTGAGTGAAGAACGTGGTTATTCCATGGAGCTACGTAGCTCCATGCTCACAGCATGGACCCTAGGGTCCATGCTCACAGGGTACAGTTCAAATATCTCCTTTTTTATTACGAAGACAACAAAGATGATTAATCATTTttttagtggaaaagtgagcaaagaaaatgggattccatcgggagtcgaacccgagacctccggattgctaaaccggtgctctaccgactgagctatagaaagccctagtacagtgttcgtcccagttTGTGTGAGAACTGGTGCACTAAGGTAAACAATTACGCATGTGAACAGAGATAGCCTGAGAATTATTGAAAAGAAACTGTAATTGTTTTCCAGTGTTTGATTGTGGGTCTTGTCGCCTGTGTTTGGAGGCAGCGGGCATTCAATTTTGTGAGGCAGATGGGAAACCGCGAAAATATTCTCGGCAAGTCGCTGAAGCTGGCGTATTTCTCATGTCATGGATTGAAGCCAATGATATCTCTGGTTCATTCATCATATTCACCCATCCATTTTAGAGACTATCATATAATACGGGTTTCATTGTTATGATCGAACGGGAAGCCTATTATATTTCATTGTCGGGAGCGGTGCACCAGCTGAATTTGTGCAATTGAACGAACACGTTAGTCATGATAGGCGGACAGGTGTAACAAACTTGGAAATATTTGAAATAGAAAGTTTACACAGGAGATCCGATAAATTTCCGCTATGTGTACGTACCCAGGACCTGGGTGAGCAAGCATGGCAACATGGGAAAACAAACGAACTGAACTCGTCCGGAAGTGAAAGTTCAAGGGTATAAAGCTGGCTTGAAATAGGTGCCTACTGGAATTACGAAATAATCGTATTTCAACATGATTACTTCTCAGCGAAATGAATATGCATTCAACTCGTGATGTGTCTTGCGTCATTGCCTTGCTACGTGATTACGTCATGGACTTTCCCATGGATATTCTTGTGAAATAATGCGTGCCAAGAACATTGGATGAATAAAACATTCCGGAGTCATGACGTAGGATATTGTAATTCCAATCAGTCCACGTTGAGCAGTGAATATGAGTGTAAAGATAAACATCTCACCTTTGCCTTTTATGTGTAATACTCTTGGGTAATATCCATTTTGGTATAACAAGTGTTGTTGATGAATTACGCGGTTGTTGTCGTTTTAATAGAAGATAGCTCGGCGATATACTCGCATCAAGCGTATTGCGTCTACCCTGGGCTGGATAAATAAAGTCAGCTTATTCCTTTCGTCACAGTCTCTATCATCTTTTTCAAAGCGGCAACATCGCGTATGAAATAGGAAGAAATAGAGAGACAAACTCGTCCTAGCGAAACTGGGGGTCGTGTTACATTAGCCTGGCCTTGTAGATCATTTCGAGGGTATTTCGTTAAGTAGCGGAAGGGGCCAACGAAAAGATGATACAAGCTGCTAATTAGGGTGGCATCAGTATCTTTTTCTGCATCTCTGTCAACGGCGGGGAAGGGCGTGTTACCGTCTTTAAATAGAGTCATCCTTTTTCTACTCGTAACTGTGATCTTACATCAACAAACAAGTACTACATTTTCGTCATCGCTGTTAGAAGACGCCTGCTTAAACGCCGGTAATTGTGCTCTCATCCTAATTGGGTTTATTGGGATTCAATTAGTGAACAACGGGTCGGTAATTGTGCTATGGGTCGCGGAAAGGGCTTGGCTTGGGCCGGCGGACTTGCGCGGATGGCATTGTGGATGGTGGAAAAGACGGAGCGTGCTGCTAATGAGGATAATTGGGCGATTTAGTGGCACACTGCGAACGCTGGGGGTATTGATAGACAGGTGACAAGATCAGTATCACATCCACGAGAAGTACTCTCGTCTGTTTCGGAATTGAATGGGTCCTATGATTTATTGATGCCAAAaggtatgtttgttttattcactGCCCCTGGATGAAGATTACTTTAGTTATTTTATTTCTAGTAGTTTTAACGATAGTGTTGGCGTATAAGAGAATATGGcaaaccaatttttttttaatcattgcattatttcattatttattaattcatttatatAATCTATTTATTTTATCTATGTCTTCTTTGAAAGCAGGGTAGTCACTTTCAGAGCAGGGAGTTGACTCACCTGTCTGTTCAGAGCCATACAAGCCTGCTTTACAAGGGAGCCCTGCGTCAGatacaaaagttacaaaatagAATGGGTACAAGGAATATCTATTtattaaaaagaatataatCAATCAGGATAACTTTCACAGGATGACATGTTGCAATCGTATACAGTTATTTCATGCAGCTGACTGAGACCTTTGCATGCCCCCTCCATTTAATTTGCATTCTAAGCAGAAGTCCTTTTCCCCTCCTCGCATCTGGCGAAAATAACCATTAGTCATTTAATACAGTGTTTGAGGATTATAAAATGCCAAGCATTTTTCCGCAGTTCGACGACGAGCCCTTGTCGAAAGCGAAAGAACTTTCAATTGGTTGGCCAAATGCCAGAAAAAATCGCTGACATTCGAATCATAAAAACATGACTTTATACGCGAGTAACATACAAGCCTTCTCATCACTCATTTTTATCAATATGTCTGTCGTTTTCTGTGTAACAGTATTAAATGGTGTGGTTTTGTATATGGCGTAATGCATGAATATTTTATTAGCAATGCTATGTAGTTTGGAATAGGTGAAGTAATTTGCTATAGCGGTTTACGATTTAATTGTCCAAATCCGTTTGTGAAAATGCACAGGCTGTTTCAAACAAAGCTTTATCGCTATACAGTTATACGCGCGTCCATTCAGCACCTGCTCGCTTCAGCGCCCGGCGATAATGCCCGTTCTAGGTTGCTTCGCGTGGCGCCTTGGTGTAAGCCTGCCAGGAGCGCCAGATGTTGCTCCATTTGCCATCAACCCAGTGTGGTAGATGGAGAAAAACAAGATGGGAATTGATGGGAATTTTCACATCCTCCGCAACCCTGTTGTTAGGTGAGACGGACCATCTATTATCAAATCTCACCAGAGAAGTCCAGAGGTGTTCCATTCATGGCTATATTGCTCGTTTAGGTGTTCGCCCAGTGTGAATAGTTCATTCAAGCTCTCCCCCAGCAAAattacatacatattcataacaaaatattatcATAACATAACGATCTGGACACTCGGCACAAAAAGCCTTTTCATCACTAGTTACAAAGAGCTGCAACACATCGTCCATACAAACTCCCATCAAGCTAATATCAATGAAGAATATTGAAATTCACACAGGGTTGACACGTAGAAAAACGAACAAGGTGTTTCCTGACACTGAGTTTGTGTGTTCTTATTTGTTGCTGTTCTAGGCTTCCTGAAATTGTCGAGTGTATTTGCAAGCCGGAAGCCGATTCCGTATTTTTGGGGCAAAAGAATAAAATTGAAGATCGCAACAATAAATTTCTTATTAGTTTTCCGCTGCTTCCTACTCTCATTCAAACTCTGTAGTAACATCTTCCATCAAAGTCATCGGAAGTCTGGATGCAATACAAAAATTTAATTCTCTGTACAGATTCACCTGCATAACTATGCGTTGATGTGATGTAGGAAGGTGTAGGAGATCATGTATATCCGTACAAATGTATATAGCCTGACCTCAACGATGAATTTGGCGGGTAGTCTGGTTTTCTCACGCCATAATGGCGCTACGCTCATCATGCCCAGATCTGAAAATCCCTCACTCTGCTGTTCGAAATACTGAGTTCAATTCATAAGTATTCTGgattgacaaacaaacaaaaaaactcaaTAGTAACCCACATCAAAAAGCTTGAAAATTGCAGCTCTGGAACACGAAACTGTACTCAGTTTGATTAGTTTTCTGATATCATTATGATGTAGGTATTTTTGAGCATACATCGTCAATAAGAAGCACTTTTAGTCTTTGCGTCCATGCTCCATTTTTCCTTGTGAGAAGGCAAATTATAGCTGTGTGAAATTCTGTAATCTGAACATTGCCTGTTACATACCATTCTGAAGTTAGATGTAATCCTCATCGGGTGGAAATTTGGTTCAAATTTGGAGGACTTTGAAGATGGACTCGCTTAGCACATTGAATAATGCACAGGAGTTCTCACTCCGAGTACGGAATAACTCAGGGTCTGCTCGACACCAGCTTTACACCAGCTTTACACCAAGTCGACACCAACTTTGGCCATTGAGCGCGAGGGTGTTTCGATGATGTGTATGACAGCACTCCCAGAAGCACTTTGCATCTGTAAGTGTAGTAACTCCCTATAGTGCATGCTctcaccaaggaggtactaccTCCTTGCTCTCACCATGTTTTGTAGCTCCGTGCTCTCACAGCTGCAGCTGCACAAAGTAGTAGGTCCGTGTGGGTTGGCAGATGGTACCTCGTTACGGTATTTCACCCTTGTCACTCACTGCAGTCTCATAATCCCGAAGATGCCGCGAAACAAGGGGAAAAACTCGTCAACTTCGACGAACTTTCGTTCTGTTATAGTCTGCCATTATGTAGCAACAATGCGTGAAACAGTAACAGCAGAGTAGCGCCGGCGAAAGGCGTGGGAAATTTGGTTATGCTCTGATTCCATGATCGTAATCaagtaaaatgtttaaaaaatacAACTTGATGAGACAACCCTGCATGTGATGAGTCATCAGATGACCTTTCTCAATCCTACTCCAGGTACtcaacatttttgtaaatgttattttaaatGACACTTGCCATTGTTTGTTATTACATTGAACACTGCACATTCATTGTTCATCCGTAGAATAGTCAATAAAAACGATCAATCTTCGTTTAATTTCTTTGAACCGTTATCATAGCCCGACTAGCACCTAACATTAAAAAGCATTTTGCTATGAGTAATGGTGATTGGTCGTAATCCATATCTGCTcatctctgattggtcaattttgAAGAGCAATATTCCCTTGAACTAGACGAGTGTAGTGAACAGAATGCTGAGCGGTCCCACGTGATGATACTGATAATGGCTGGGAAATCATAACCGATCGGGAGGATAGGTTGGATGACGCGGTCAATTTAGTATATAGGCCGGTATTGGATGAACTACACCCGGAGCCTTCAAGGGcaagatgaaaatgttatttttttttctctcatcttgTTAACGTACATTTAAGCAGATTCCGAGCTGTAATGCACATTGGGGAAGGCATTTCTTGGAATCTCGCAGCCTGCCAATCAATTTTGGAATCATCAAACAGAAGTTTTGCAGCagtttgaaatgaaatcatcgcagaaCGTGTAATGATATCCGGCGGAAGTCGATGTTCTGAGCTCGTAGTTACAAGGACTACAAACCAAGAGTGGCTGGTAGGGgagcaaaaaagaaaggagaaaaagcCCACCAACTATATCAACTCAAttgtctgaaaaagaaaaatgaggttATGTGCATTTAATTTCCCTATAAACCTATTACAGAAAAACGCATTTCATCAAATGGAGTACATTACGTTCTCtccttatccccccccccccgctcgatTTTAGTTTTCTGTGAGTGGGTCTGGCCTTGGAGCGTCCAGAATTACATGTGATAATAATTTCTAGTAATTAAATGTAAAGGTATGAAAGGAACGTTTATGTGCTatatcaaatttgatatctAATATGTTGCCCGGCAAGCATCTTTGAGCCACCCTTCTCTAAACTGACTTTTACTGGATACTTTTAttcatatcttttatttttttttaaagaaaaaagaaaacatgtacAACCACACTGCCCTCACCTTTCTCATTCATCCGTTCGTTGTGTATCCTGTTACTACACTCGAGTAGTATTCTCCCTTTCTTTGGTTTCATTCATGAAgatgacttttgtttttaacgttCGATGTATTTCCCATTAACTTGCTCAAGCGACGCTGGATGTGCACACCCATTTTGGCGTGTTGAATGGCCGATTGGTTGCCGTGTTGATTGATATGTTGATTGATCGATCGTCTGGTCCAATTTAGAGTCAGCAGTGAAAAGATATGCTCGGTGAATATCATGAGTACTTCTATGtcgttgatattgatttcataGCACACGCAACATTCAAAACACCTACCTAGCAGTTAGTCTTTTCAAGGattgtactacatgtactaagTAGGACTAGGCTGTTCAGAGCATAATGCCgacttgaaaaaaacaaaaagtaacttAGGCGGTTCCATCGGTCGTAAACTGCTCTCACTTCGTGATGTAGACGACCGTGTATAAGCGATCGGATATCGGGTGGAAATTTCATCTGTGAATATTGCATCCGCAGTCATGTTCATCTTGTAGAAAATGGAATGTTCGTAAAAGAATGTTTCAACAATTCTCTTTCTTGCCTATATTCACGGTGTCAAATGAGGTCACCGCAGGAGTACAAGCACCAGCAAAAGGCGTACGGGCGTCGGTGCCTTCAAAGCTAGCGCGGGATGCAAAATCTGCTGGTATAGGGCGATAGCTATATTGTAGTCGCGCGTGGTGCTCTGTATTcttaaatttatgaaattcatcGAATAGCACGCATGAACACCTTAGAGGGTGAGTGTTAGTGGCTGGCGACTTTACtctcattttgtttgatttggttgtGTTTTTCACGCTCGTGTAATATGACACCGTTATCAATAGACTCGCGACAAAGGCGCATTCATATGGAAAACCAATTTTTCCTTCTAATTTCACTGCCGATATTATGAAAGCGAATAATGTGCTTAGAGGGTTTGAACGTAATTGTTGATATATCTCATTACTTGCTTCTCAAGTCGCAATTCCAGAGTAATAAGAGACGCTGGTTGTCCCCTTACAACTATTCAGTTTGCATTTGATGTATTTGTGGCCTTTGTATTTGTCCATAAATACTAGCCAAATGTCGTTTTGTTACTTTTAATTGTGTTGTTACAAAGTTCTTTTCAAAAgctgggggttttttttctctctctctcggccAAATGTCTGTGATGGCGTTCAAAGTGAAATGAGCTGTCGTTAAATTTCACACTTTGTGAGACGTGCTTTTCTCACGCACCTATCTTAATATTGGGCAGACAGAACTGAAATGGTGCAAATGGTTGAATCATTGACTTTTTTTGGTTCATTGATTCATTTTACAAATGGATTATATTATTTACGCagctatctatttatctgtttattcgTTTCAAATCGTGAATTCAAGCATTGTAAGACCAATTAATGCCGAGCCAATTCACGTGAGAATAAATGTTTTTTGAATGGTAAAGGACATTCTGTGTGGCCCGTCTATAAGTGGGACCAAAAGAACTGTAGATGgcgtgaaatgaaatgaagggaGATTttatttgttgggttttttttttttcatggaattatGCAATATTTTCGAAAGCTTTTACATGTCATGTAAGATAGACACGGAAAATGCTCttacaaagcacacacacacaccaacacacacacaaaaaaaacacattttggatAATAAGGGTTTTCGCAAAGGATGAGGATTAGAAAAAGATCACATGAAAGAAACACCACTTTTTTGACAAATATGACAAGGAAAATGGAGAAAGGGAGTAAAAGGAGAGACAGCTAAGCATCTATACGTCAGAATATATCAGTTGATCGTACAAGTACTACACACGTCCTCGTCAAATATTCTATTTTTAGTTTGGGGAATGCCTGTACCCTGTTTTGTAACAAAAACACATTTCATAGTGGATTTGTTAAAAACACATTTCGGTACACTATTCAGGATGTCTGGAGGAGAAAAGAGGAATTTGAGGGTAAAGGACGTTGACTTGAATGTCATTCGCCAAGGATTGTTATGTTCCGTTATGTTTTCACGGCTTAGGTTTCAATTATCGCTCTTGTGATTGGACGGAGAACAAAGTGGAGAGTGACCAGTCTAATAGCACTTGTTGTGCTCACCCTCCCACCCGTCGTATTCATCCGCCATGTCCTGATTTCTGACTGTTTTTGTCACGCGACGCTGATTTCAGTCATGTTCAGACTTGTCGAGATTTGAGGTCATGTGATTGAATCTGGGCACCATTCCAATTTCTACATTTATGggttttttgtttaaaataaacGAACAAGCGAAGCGCAATTAACATCTAAAACTCAATATTTGTTGTATCCTCTATGACGTGGAGAAAGTTTATGCGTTGTTGTCGCTCTCATAAAGTTGACCAGAACTGACATACGTTGTTCCCCCGCCATCCTTCTGCGCAAGCGCAAAGAGAGACAGGATTAATAGGTATAATGGTACTAAATGACTACTGGGGTTTTCCTGTTGACGAGATATCGTCAGATGCTATCGCTCCGGTCAGGGCTCGATCTCACGTCAAATTGGCGTCTGACCGGAGACAAGCGTCACGTGACCCTGATGACCCACAAACTTTTAAAATCTTTATCTGTGACTATCTGTGACAATGGAAACAGACAAGGCCATTTGTATAATGTCTGTGATGAGTGTTGTCTTGCGCAAATTGAGAATTTTTGGTAGAAACTTTTCACGAAGAGCAAACGCTTGTGATTCTGTGATACAACGCGTTCTTCAGTGTCACCTATACAGGTGACAGGATAAAATGCctctttctgtcatttttacttTGTACACAACAAGACATAATAACTCAAGCAGTCCCActtcatatattattatgtcggGATATGCAAGTTGACTAATAGGTAATTcgtcttctttgttttctccaCAGATAGTTCATACGACATGGCGAGCAACTCAACAGCGACACCATCCCCTCTGGGAGAGATGAGCACTACGGATGAGGCAAGGGGAGAATTCCGCTTCACCGACTACAACCAGCGACTCGTATTGGCCATCATGTTTATTCTCATCTCAGTCATTGGCCTGCTGGGAAACACGGTGGTCATCGCTGCCGTGGCCCTCTCACGGAAGCTGAGGACGGTCACCAACGTATTCGTGGTCAGTCTAGCCATCGCCGACCTCATCACGAACCTCTTTTTGCCCTGGAACGTGGTGGCGCTCCTCAACGAAGACCGCTCATCGTGGCCCATGGAGGACTCTCTGTGTGTGATGGCTGCCATCGTGGTGTACACCTGTGTTGGTTGCAGTGTGTACAGTCTGGCAGCCATAGGCCTCAATCGTTTCGTCCTGATCACGCAGCCCATCCACgtctaccaccactactactccCGGGGCAGAATGGGTGTGATGGTCTTCATCACCTGGGCCATCCCGCTGTTCATGTCGCTTCTTCCATTGCTCTTCGGCTTCGGACAGCTTGGCTATGACGCCAAGTATGGCACATGCACCCACAATACTGCCCATCCCTTGTCCGACTACTACAGCATCACCCAAGCCATCATCATCTACCCAATCCCACTCTCTGTCATCGTTGTCTCCTACGTCGCCATTTATTTCCACGTCCGCGCCCACACCAAGTCCATCACTGAGATCCAAGAGACCTCGGAGTCATCTTCCTCCACACACAAGCCCAAGAGGCGGGAGAGCACAGCGAGGAAGTCCATCAGCAAGAGACAGGTGGAGATTACCAAGAACCTCTTCTACGTGGTGTGTGCCTTCGTTGTCTGCATCACCCCCTACTGCGCAAGCCTGGTCATCCCTGGTTCGGAACCGTTCATTCCATGGGCGGGCGCGATCATCCTCCTCAACGCGTGCATAAACCCGCTCATCTACGCCACGAAACACCCGCACTTCAAGAAGGTCATGATGGCGATCATCAGGTGTAGACTCTCCGCA is a window encoding:
- the LOC140234836 gene encoding 5-hydroxytryptamine receptor 4-like, encoding MASNSTATPSPLGEMSTTDEARGEFRFTDYNQRLVLAIMFILISVIGLLGNTVVIAAVALSRKLRTVTNVFVVSLAIADLITNLFLPWNVVALLNEDRSSWPMEDSLCVMAAIVVYTCVGCSVYSLAAIGLNRFVLITQPIHVYHHYYSRGRMGVMVFITWAIPLFMSLLPLLFGFGQLGYDAKYGTCTHNTAHPLSDYYSITQAIIIYPIPLSVIVVSYVAIYFHVRAHTKSITEIQETSESSSSTHKPKRRESTARKSISKRQVEITKNLFYVVCAFVVCITPYCASLVIPGSEPFIPWAGAIILLNACINPLIYATKHPHFKKVMMAIIRCRLSAIPEPSSDCLRAQGHPISSR